Proteins found in one Sphingomonas sp. SORGH_AS_0879 genomic segment:
- a CDS encoding AlpA family transcriptional regulator, with amino-acid sequence MPRRATIQITVHPDGRVSRKDAAEYLGLSAKTLAERQRKGLRPHSVKVGGRRFYFLQELDSFVNQ; translated from the coding sequence ATGCCACGCCGAGCTACAATCCAAATTACCGTTCATCCTGACGGACGCGTTTCGCGTAAAGATGCTGCTGAATATTTGGGCCTGTCAGCAAAAACTTTAGCGGAACGGCAACGCAAGGGGCTGCGCCCCCACAGCGTAAAGGTCGGTGGTCGACGCTTCTATTTTCTTCAAGAGCTCGACAGTTTTGTTAATCAATAA
- a CDS encoding IS3 family transposase (programmed frameshift) — MKRKQFSEEQIIGILKEAEAGAVVTELCRKHGMSSATYYAWKAKFGGLEVSDAKRLRSLEEENARLKRLLADTMLDNAGLKDLLSKKLVTPAAKRQAVAHLQATLGMSERRACTVVGADRTSMRYRSCRADDGDLRSRLRELAQQRRRFGYRRLHILLRRDGITINRKKTQRLYREEGLTVRRRKGRRRATGSRAPASVLALPNQRWSLDFVHDQLVTGRRFRVLNIVDDVTRECLRAVVDTSISGRRVVRELADLIAERGRPKMIVSDNGTELTSNAVLAWSGDARIEWHYIAPGKPTQNGFVESFNGRMRDELLNETLFFTIGQARSILARWVDDYNNERPHSSLGYATPAAFAAGLEQQRAGLTPPVASPALMRENHGRSLVAAG; from the exons ATGAAGCGGAAGCAGTTTTCGGAAGAGCAGATCATCGGCATCCTGAAGGAGGCCGAGGCGGGTGCGGTGGTGACGGAGCTGTGCCGCAAGCACGGGATGTCGAGCGCGACTTACTATGCGTGGAAGGCGAAGTTCGGCGGCCTGGAGGTGTCCGACGCAAAGCGCCTGCGGTCGCTCGAAGAGGAGAACGCCCGGCTCAAACGGCTACTGGCGGACACGATGCTGGACAATGCGGGGTTGAAAGACCTGCTGTCAAAAAAGT TGGTGACGCCCGCCGCGAAGCGGCAAGCGGTCGCGCATCTCCAGGCGACGCTGGGGATGAGCGAGCGGCGGGCATGCACGGTCGTTGGGGCAGACCGCACGAGCATGCGGTATCGCTCGTGCCGGGCGGATGATGGCGACCTGCGGTCGCGGCTGCGCGAGCTGGCGCAGCAACGCCGACGGTTCGGCTATCGGCGTCTGCACATCCTGCTGCGCCGGGACGGCATCACGATCAACCGCAAGAAGACCCAGCGGCTCTATCGTGAGGAGGGTTTGACGGTCAGGCGCCGGAAGGGACGAAGGCGCGCCACAGGCAGCCGTGCGCCCGCGTCAGTGCTGGCGCTTCCCAACCAGCGCTGGAGTCTGGACTTCGTCCACGACCAGCTCGTGACCGGCCGTCGGTTCCGCGTGCTCAACATCGTCGATGACGTCACGCGCGAATGCCTTCGGGCGGTGGTGGACACGTCGATCTCGGGCCGGCGGGTCGTGCGCGAGCTGGCCGATCTGATCGCCGAGCGTGGCAGGCCGAAGATGATCGTCAGCGACAACGGGACCGAACTGACGTCGAACGCGGTGCTCGCCTGGTCCGGCGATGCCCGCATCGAGTGGCATTACATCGCGCCGGGCAAGCCCACGCAGAACGGGTTCGTCGAGAGCTTTAACGGTCGCATGCGCGACGAGCTGCTCAACGAGACGCTGTTCTTCACCATCGGTCAGGCCCGCTCGATTCTGGCCCGCTGGGTCGACGACTACAACAACGAGCGTCCGCACTCCTCGCTCGGCTACGCCACTCCGGCAGCCTTCGCTGCCGGGCTCGAACAGCAACGGGCGGGGTTAACCCCGCCCGTTGCTTCACCTGCGCTTATGCGCGAAAACCACGGTCGGTCTCTGGTTGCCGCTGGATGA
- a CDS encoding IS3 family transposase (programmed frameshift), which yields MSVSEIITDGGRRRHWSTPEKLRIVEETLDGRESISVVARRNGVAPNLLYRWRRLMLEGGSVAVAGDDDVTSNRQVREMETRIRELERQLGRKTLEVEILKEALERSRPKKSELAHALAAAGDYPVSLVASTLGVGRSTVYDRLTGTTRTRGPYAKADDTDLLPCIRQIAAQRPTYGYRRIAAVLNRQRRAEGLAPVNHKRVYRIMAADRLLLARRYAERADYGHDGVVVTIRSNLRWCSDGFEFTCWNGEVVRGAFIIDAHDREIISWRAVANAGISGSDVRDIMLEAVETRFGTMRAATPVEMLSDNGSAYTACETRTFARQLGLKPCFTPVRSPQSNGISEAFVHTLKRDYVRVSPLPDALTALTSLAGWIEDYNDNHPHSGLKMRSPREHRALVSATA from the exons ATGTCCGTGTCCGAGATCATCACCGACGGCGGTCGTCGCCGTCACTGGAGCACGCCCGAGAAGCTGAGGATCGTCGAGGAGACGCTCGATGGTCGGGAGAGCATATCGGTGGTGGCGCGCCGCAACGGCGTGGCGCCGAACCTGCTGTACCGTTGGCGGCGGCTGATGCTGGAAGGCGGGAGCGTTGCAGTTGCCGGCGACGACGACGTGACCAGCAACCGGCAGGTCCGCGAGATGGAAACCCGCATCCGCGAACTGGAGCGCCAGCTCGGGCGCAAGACGCTGGAGGTCGAGATACTGAAGGAGGCGCTGGAGCGCTCGCGCC CCAAAAAAAGCGAGCTTGCTCATGCACTCGCCGCTGCCGGAGACTATCCGGTGAGCCTGGTCGCCAGCACGCTCGGGGTCGGGCGTTCGACGGTGTACGACCGCCTGACGGGAACCACCAGGACGCGCGGGCCGTACGCCAAGGCCGACGACACGGATCTGCTGCCCTGCATTCGCCAGATCGCCGCGCAACGGCCAACATACGGCTACCGCCGCATCGCGGCGGTCCTCAATCGGCAGCGGCGCGCCGAAGGACTTGCGCCGGTCAACCACAAGCGCGTCTACCGCATCATGGCGGCGGACCGCCTGCTGCTGGCGCGGCGCTACGCCGAGCGAGCCGACTATGGGCATGACGGCGTCGTAGTGACGATCCGCTCGAACCTGCGCTGGTGCTCCGACGGCTTCGAGTTCACCTGCTGGAACGGTGAGGTCGTGCGCGGTGCCTTCATCATCGACGCCCATGACCGCGAGATCATCTCGTGGCGCGCGGTTGCCAATGCCGGCATCAGCGGCTCGGACGTGCGCGACATCATGCTGGAAGCCGTGGAAACCCGCTTCGGCACCATGCGCGCGGCGACACCGGTCGAGATGCTGTCGGACAACGGTTCGGCCTATACCGCCTGCGAAACACGGACCTTTGCCCGGCAGCTGGGCCTCAAACCCTGCTTCACCCCCGTCCGCAGCCCGCAGTCCAACGGCATCTCGGAGGCCTTCGTCCATACCCTCAAACGGGATTACGTCCGCGTCTCGCCGCTGCCGGACGCACTCACCGCGTTGACATCGCTTGCCGGATGGATCGAGGACTACAACGACAACCACCCCCATTCAGGGCTCAAAATGCGTTCGCCGCGCGAGCATCGCGCACTGGTTTCTGCAACCGCTTGA
- a CDS encoding recombinase family protein, with the protein MSTIIGYARVSTDDQNCEIQEATLRAAGCTIIRSEQRSGTTVEGRAELDTILSFIRSGDTLMVTRIDRLARSVADLEKIVAMLKERGAFLRATEQPIDTSTPAGVAFLQMLGVFAQFETAIRKERQMEGIAKAKAAGVYKGRKPSIDITAINALRTEGIGATEIAKRLGIGRASVYRAFADDAFCRSVAGRTRLRGQLMDALVAAEDE; encoded by the coding sequence ATGTCGACCATCATCGGCTACGCCCGCGTTTCCACCGACGATCAGAATTGCGAAATCCAGGAAGCCACGTTGCGCGCCGCCGGTTGCACTATCATTCGGTCGGAGCAGCGTTCAGGCACGACGGTCGAGGGTAGGGCAGAATTGGATACGATCTTATCCTTTATCCGCTCTGGCGATACGCTGATGGTCACCCGGATTGACCGCCTTGCGCGGTCGGTTGCCGATCTAGAGAAGATTGTTGCCATGCTGAAAGAGCGGGGGGCTTTTTTGCGGGCAACAGAGCAGCCGATTGATACCTCGACTCCCGCTGGCGTTGCCTTTCTTCAAATGCTTGGTGTTTTTGCCCAGTTTGAAACCGCAATCCGTAAGGAGCGTCAGATGGAGGGCATTGCGAAGGCCAAAGCTGCTGGCGTTTATAAGGGGCGGAAGCCTTCGATCGATATCACCGCGATCAATGCTCTTCGTACAGAAGGTATCGGCGCTACCGAGATTGCCAAGCGGTTGGGTATCGGTCGGGCCAGCGTCTATCGCGCTTTTGCAGATGACGCATTCTGTCGGAGCGTGGCGGGGAGGACGCGCCTACGGGGCCAATTGATGGATGCCCTAGTAGCCGCCGAGGATGAGTGA
- a CDS encoding IS3 family transposase (programmed frameshift) — protein MSVSEIITDGGRRRHWSTPEKLRIVEETLDGRESISVVARRNGVAPNLLYRWRRLMLEGGSVAVAGDDDVTSNRQVREMETRIRELERQLGRKTLEVEILKEALERSRPKKSELAHALAAAGDYPVSLVASTLGVGRSTVYDRLTGTTRTRGPYAKADDTDLLPCIRQIAAQRPTYGYRRIAAVLNRQRRAEGLAPVNHKRVYRIMAADRLLLARRYAERADYGHDGVVVTIRSNLRWCSDGFEFTCWNGEVVRGAFIIDAHDREIISWRAVANAGISGSDVRDIMLEAVETRFGTMRATTPVEMLSDNGSAYTACETRTFARQLGLKPCFTPVRSPQSNGISEAFVHTLKRDYVRVSPLPDALTALTSLAGWIEDYNDNHPHSGLKMRSPREHRALVSATA, from the exons ATGTCCGTGTCCGAGATCATCACCGACGGCGGTCGTCGCCGTCACTGGAGCACGCCCGAGAAGCTGAGGATCGTCGAGGAGACGCTCGATGGTCGGGAGAGCATATCGGTGGTGGCGCGCCGCAACGGCGTGGCGCCGAACCTGCTGTACCGTTGGCGGCGGCTGATGCTGGAAGGCGGGAGCGTTGCAGTTGCCGGCGACGACGACGTGACCAGCAACCGGCAGGTCCGCGAGATGGAAACCCGCATCCGCGAACTGGAGCGCCAGCTCGGGCGCAAGACGCTGGAGGTCGAGATACTGAAGGAGGCGCTGGAGCGCTCGCGCC CCAAAAAAAGCGAGCTTGCTCATGCACTCGCCGCTGCCGGAGACTATCCGGTGAGCCTGGTCGCCAGCACGCTCGGGGTCGGGCGTTCGACGGTGTACGACCGCCTGACGGGAACCACCAGGACGCGCGGGCCGTACGCCAAGGCCGACGACACGGATCTGCTGCCCTGCATTCGCCAGATCGCCGCGCAACGGCCAACATACGGCTACCGCCGCATCGCGGCGGTCCTCAATCGGCAGCGGCGCGCCGAAGGACTTGCGCCGGTCAACCACAAGCGCGTCTACCGCATCATGGCGGCGGACCGCCTGCTGCTGGCGCGGCGCTACGCCGAGCGAGCCGACTATGGGCATGACGGCGTCGTAGTGACGATCCGCTCGAACCTGCGCTGGTGCTCCGACGGCTTCGAGTTCACCTGCTGGAACGGTGAGGTCGTGCGCGGTGCCTTCATCATCGACGCCCATGACCGCGAGATCATCTCGTGGCGCGCGGTTGCCAATGCCGGCATCAGCGGCTCGGACGTGCGCGACATCATGCTGGAAGCCGTGGAAACCCGCTTCGGCACCATGCGCGCGACGACACCGGTCGAGATGCTGTCGGACAACGGTTCGGCCTATACCGCCTGCGAAACACGGACCTTTGCCCGGCAGCTGGGCCTCAAACCCTGCTTCACCCCCGTCCGCAGCCCGCAGTCCAACGGCATCTCGGAGGCCTTCGTCCATACCCTCAAACGGGATTACGTCCGCGTCTCGCCGCTGCCGGACGCACTCACCGCGTTGACATCGCTTGCCGGATGGATCGAGGACTACAACGACAACCACCCCCATTCAGGGCTCAAAATGCGTTCGCCGCGCGAGCATCGCGCACTGGTTTCTGCAACCGCTTGA
- a CDS encoding RNA-directed DNA polymerase: MDKEARLKILIGRGYFPKELPPPFTTQRFSDKLDQIIPLLSAHEAGLNAQQRRAYPPLSRFARFNMARKGHSRRMLGVPNPINQYYISDLIAEHQDKLENLSGLSNLSLTTVNIVEGDGRAVAMPKISRLGEIRIKAYSTTKVILQTDVLSFYHTIYTHSIPWALHTKKVGKRNRRLDDPTVYGNKLDLLMRSCQDGQTVGIPVGPDTSRIISEIILLAIESLIPTKVMEGLKGGYRYMDDFFLCFDSHVDAETFLAALRESVLEFDLQLNADKTRIIDSLEFNEETWPGDIAQMKISSGTDQRRDLMRFFTEIVRLSKTWPDESIASYSIRKTSRISIMRQNWEIYESYLIRVARENSNCLDSVIKILCTYAAIGYEISDRVQKFAEYMIEAHAPYNNHYEVVWTLWLCRSLELKLSAKATALVARVENSMCACLVFMLRARGLLTGRGAISDWMSPVEAQDLHGEHWLLIYEAAIRKSWRLPGAAEAVEASPLFQILRDSGVSFFDASATNLALELPGIASRLRSSLKGRRYAVLPGAIYVENDDSGRPRRYEKLGEDYGSQDSDWTSGFNLFELGDDDDDEVPF, encoded by the coding sequence ATGGATAAGGAAGCTCGGCTGAAAATTCTTATTGGCCGGGGATATTTCCCTAAGGAGCTTCCACCGCCTTTCACTACACAAAGATTTTCAGACAAATTGGATCAAATCATACCATTGTTGTCTGCGCATGAGGCAGGACTGAACGCTCAACAGCGCCGCGCTTATCCTCCCCTATCTCGGTTTGCCAGATTTAATATGGCAAGAAAGGGGCATTCCCGGAGAATGCTTGGCGTTCCAAATCCTATAAACCAATATTATATTTCTGATCTCATTGCAGAGCATCAAGATAAACTCGAAAATCTGTCGGGTTTATCAAATTTAAGTTTAACAACGGTAAATATCGTTGAAGGCGATGGCCGAGCGGTTGCCATGCCTAAGATATCAAGGCTGGGAGAAATTCGAATAAAAGCATATTCAACGACAAAAGTTATTTTGCAAACAGACGTTTTGAGCTTCTATCATACGATTTATACCCATTCCATTCCCTGGGCCCTTCACACTAAAAAGGTTGGCAAGCGAAATAGGCGCTTAGATGATCCAACAGTGTACGGGAATAAATTAGACCTACTAATGAGATCCTGCCAAGATGGTCAAACCGTAGGGATACCTGTTGGGCCGGACACGTCAAGAATTATATCGGAGATCATTCTTTTAGCCATCGAGTCGCTAATCCCGACGAAGGTCATGGAGGGGCTAAAGGGCGGCTATAGATATATGGATGATTTTTTTCTGTGCTTTGATTCACATGTAGACGCCGAGACATTCTTGGCGGCGTTACGTGAGTCAGTATTGGAATTTGATCTCCAACTGAATGCCGACAAGACACGAATAATCGATTCTTTGGAATTTAACGAAGAGACGTGGCCCGGCGATATTGCACAAATGAAAATCTCTTCTGGCACAGACCAGCGTCGCGATCTTATGCGATTCTTCACCGAAATCGTGCGACTTTCAAAAACATGGCCTGATGAGAGCATAGCGTCTTATTCTATCAGGAAAACCTCCCGCATTTCGATAATGCGACAAAACTGGGAGATATACGAGTCATATCTTATTAGAGTGGCAAGAGAAAATTCAAATTGCCTTGATTCAGTCATAAAGATACTGTGCACATATGCGGCTATAGGGTATGAAATATCTGACCGCGTACAAAAATTCGCGGAATATATGATAGAAGCCCATGCACCATACAACAATCACTACGAAGTCGTATGGACATTGTGGTTGTGTCGATCTTTAGAATTGAAGCTTAGTGCCAAAGCGACTGCGTTAGTAGCTCGTGTAGAGAATAGTATGTGTGCATGCCTTGTATTCATGCTTCGTGCGCGCGGGCTGCTGACAGGTAGAGGTGCCATATCAGATTGGATGTCCCCGGTTGAGGCACAGGACCTTCACGGAGAGCATTGGCTGCTAATATATGAAGCTGCAATAAGAAAGAGTTGGAGATTGCCCGGAGCTGCCGAAGCGGTTGAAGCCAGTCCTCTTTTCCAAATTTTGAGGGATAGCGGTGTTTCGTTCTTTGATGCATCTGCAACAAACCTTGCATTGGAGCTCCCCGGTATCGCTTCACGATTGAGGTCAAGCTTGAAAGGGAGGCGATATGCAGTACTGCCAGGAGCAATATATGTAGAGAATGACGACTCAGGAAGGCCTCGTCGTTACGAAAAGCTTGGAGAAGATTACGGCTCCCAGGATTCGGATTGGACGTCTGGCTTCAATCTCTTCGAACTGGGCGACGATGACGATGATGAAGTTCCATTTTAA
- a CDS encoding AAA family ATPase gives MINRLYLGNFRAFKDQEFKFRRLNIFVGKNNSGKSSAISALNVLAQTFNDQDLDGTPLLLNGPFDNLGTYIDVVNGNHPRRKISIEIDVDGYHLKTEYKYRTQRRQIDLTYFELFNKGKSTVRFVQRKDAYDFAIGGEAYEKLFPDMPKRRPRFRNFWPITLGVNRFAPAPGGMAASSSKVRDAERVVLQARRSFDAHFSSFDTISPFRDKPQRTYLYSGETARKIGVTGSNTATMLASDSAKRGSQKKHLVDNISNWFQYTGIAKGLEVVSLTPRHFEICLISNDGTKHNICDVGFGCSQVLPVLTAGLNLFGADNSPRHSQILVVQEPEIHLHPNAQAAMGSFFVSLVSGGGQVFVETHSDNMVLRIARHVALGDIPYQDVAIFFVSDEGEERVTPIHLTQSGKFVPDFPGGFFPQRQAESLEIARAGLRPHIVPEPSQQMTFVYPELKK, from the coding sequence ATGATTAACAGGCTGTATTTGGGTAACTTTAGGGCGTTTAAAGATCAGGAATTTAAGTTCCGACGCCTAAATATATTTGTAGGAAAGAACAATTCTGGCAAATCTAGCGCCATTAGCGCGCTCAATGTGTTGGCGCAAACATTCAATGACCAAGACTTGGATGGAACCCCACTACTGTTAAACGGTCCATTTGATAATCTCGGTACATATATTGACGTCGTGAATGGCAACCACCCGCGCCGGAAAATATCAATAGAGATAGACGTGGACGGGTATCATTTAAAGACAGAATACAAATACAGAACGCAACGCCGCCAGATAGATCTTACTTACTTTGAATTATTCAATAAGGGCAAGTCTACAGTTCGCTTTGTTCAAAGGAAAGATGCCTATGATTTCGCGATAGGCGGGGAAGCATATGAAAAGCTTTTTCCTGACATGCCTAAACGTCGACCGCGTTTTAGAAATTTCTGGCCAATTACGCTTGGGGTAAATAGGTTCGCGCCCGCCCCAGGAGGCATGGCCGCGTCTAGCAGCAAGGTTCGAGATGCAGAGCGGGTCGTACTACAAGCCCGCAGATCGTTCGATGCACATTTCTCTAGCTTCGATACCATTTCGCCATTTCGAGACAAGCCGCAACGAACTTATCTATACTCTGGGGAAACCGCACGCAAAATCGGGGTCACTGGATCGAATACAGCTACCATGCTTGCGTCTGATTCAGCAAAGCGAGGTTCGCAGAAAAAGCATTTGGTCGATAACATATCAAACTGGTTTCAATACACCGGCATAGCCAAGGGCCTTGAAGTTGTCAGCTTAACTCCGCGCCATTTTGAAATATGTCTTATAAGCAATGATGGCACTAAGCACAACATTTGTGATGTTGGCTTTGGATGCAGTCAAGTTCTACCGGTTCTAACCGCAGGGCTAAATCTTTTTGGTGCCGATAACAGCCCGAGGCATTCCCAGATATTGGTTGTGCAGGAACCCGAGATACATTTGCACCCGAATGCACAGGCCGCGATGGGCTCCTTCTTTGTTAGCCTTGTATCAGGCGGCGGACAGGTTTTTGTTGAAACACACAGCGATAATATGGTTCTAAGGATTGCCCGGCACGTCGCGCTCGGCGACATACCTTATCAAGACGTTGCTATATTTTTTGTTTCAGACGAGGGGGAGGAGCGGGTGACGCCTATTCACCTGACCCAATCCGGTAAATTTGTACCCGACTTTCCAGGCGGCTTCTTCCCGCAAAGACAAGCCGAGAGCTTGGAAATTGCCCGAGCAGGATTAAGGCCTCATATTGTGCCTGAGCCATCCCAGCAGATGACTTTCGTCTACCCGGAATTGAAGAAATGA
- a CDS encoding site-specific integrase, translating to MAIRFTKLTRPAIKVLGPGKSLSEHGITAKRMANGDIAYSVNVMVDNQRIHRVIGRESEGVTRHQAEEALEALRTQAREERLNLPKGRKSHPSFREQALKYMERLEEGGGRNMKAKRQHVDQLFVPFFGPYKANAITGALVQEYVRTRLKTGIKQATVNRELATLSHLFRRLVKWGWLKPEAVPEIEKGAELRKRIVILSDSDIAKLMAAAVADQDPLIWLFIACGLNTAMRHGEIVRIRVCDIDLASRRIYIPEAKAGERQQPITPALTDMIRAHLEGRGNSSEWLFPSHRREGKHPHRVSMAKQFLRVVERAGLDPRKVTPHVMRHTAITRLVKAGIDLPTIQKISGHKTMLMVLRYVHIHGEHIDAAITAIDMRFSERITPELHAA from the coding sequence ATGGCGATTCGATTCACAAAGCTTACTCGTCCGGCTATCAAAGTGCTAGGGCCAGGAAAATCACTGTCTGAGCATGGCATCACTGCAAAACGCATGGCTAACGGCGATATAGCGTACAGTGTCAACGTGATGGTCGATAACCAACGCATACACCGTGTCATTGGCAGGGAAAGCGAAGGCGTTACGCGGCATCAGGCCGAAGAGGCTTTGGAGGCACTAAGGACGCAGGCTCGCGAGGAGCGCCTAAACCTCCCCAAGGGCAGGAAGTCGCATCCATCCTTCCGCGAGCAGGCGTTGAAGTACATGGAGCGCCTGGAAGAGGGCGGTGGGCGGAACATGAAGGCCAAGCGGCAGCATGTTGACCAACTCTTTGTTCCGTTTTTCGGCCCTTATAAGGCGAATGCGATCACCGGGGCGCTGGTGCAGGAATACGTGCGGACACGCCTTAAAACCGGGATCAAGCAGGCAACGGTCAACCGGGAGTTGGCTACCCTGTCTCATTTGTTTCGCCGGTTGGTCAAATGGGGGTGGTTAAAGCCCGAAGCGGTGCCAGAGATCGAGAAGGGGGCTGAACTCCGTAAGCGTATCGTGATCCTCTCCGATTCCGACATCGCCAAACTTATGGCGGCGGCGGTAGCTGACCAAGACCCTCTGATTTGGCTGTTCATCGCTTGCGGGCTGAACACTGCCATGAGGCATGGGGAAATCGTACGCATTCGTGTTTGCGATATCGACCTTGCGTCGCGCCGTATTTACATCCCCGAAGCGAAGGCAGGCGAGCGTCAGCAACCTATCACTCCGGCCCTTACCGATATGATCCGTGCCCACTTAGAAGGGCGGGGAAATAGCTCTGAATGGCTTTTCCCTTCGCATCGCCGCGAAGGGAAGCATCCTCATCGGGTGAGCATGGCAAAGCAGTTTCTACGCGTTGTAGAGCGAGCGGGATTGGACCCTAGGAAGGTGACCCCGCACGTCATGCGGCACACCGCTATCACCCGTCTGGTGAAGGCAGGGATCGATTTGCCTACGATCCAGAAAATTAGCGGTCATAAGACGATGCTTATGGTCCTCCGCTATGTCCATATCCATGGCGAGCATAT
- a CDS encoding MucR family transcriptional regulator, with the protein MSDEAVNVNAVELATDLTIAWLGNPNTRTPADEVPAFLGKMHETVSALLGGGSAQAAEQGAPTEYTPAVSVRKSLASKDHIISMIDGKPYKTLRRHLATNGLTPEEYRDRYGLKADYPMVSETYSESRRAMAKKIGLGRKPGQSPKAAQAAKPEAKPTRKGKSISDAKAAAQAHLGSSSE; encoded by the coding sequence ATGTCGGACGAAGCCGTAAACGTGAATGCCGTAGAGTTGGCAACGGACCTGACTATCGCGTGGTTGGGCAACCCGAACACCCGTACCCCTGCCGATGAAGTACCCGCCTTTCTCGGCAAAATGCATGAAACGGTGTCAGCATTGCTCGGCGGCGGTAGTGCCCAAGCCGCCGAACAAGGGGCTCCTACCGAATACACCCCCGCTGTATCGGTTCGGAAGTCGCTGGCCTCCAAAGACCACATTATCTCGATGATCGACGGCAAGCCTTACAAAACGCTTCGCCGTCACCTCGCCACCAACGGCCTTACCCCCGAAGAGTACCGGGATCGCTATGGCCTTAAGGCTGATTATCCCATGGTTTCCGAAACGTATTCGGAAAGCCGTCGCGCGATGGCGAAAAAGATCGGCCTGGGGCGCAAGCCCGGTCAAAGTCCGAAGGCGGCACAAGCTGCAAAGCCGGAAGCGAAGCCCACACGTAAGGGGAAGTCGATCTCGGATGCCAAGGCCGCTGCACAGGCACATTTGGGCAGCTCTAGCGAATAG